A genomic window from Thiomonas arsenitoxydans includes:
- a CDS encoding type IV pilus inner membrane component PilO, with protein sequence MATSKLSKIDLNGAFQDISAQFRGLNPNDPGAWPAWPRNTVYVAAFLLTLGLGWYAWLSGTRDELTSAQQQEVTLRQEYKNKLEQAVSLDLLKAQKAQVQQYVALLEKQLPSKAEMDALLSDINQAGIGRGLQFQLFKPGQVDVKPYYAELPISIKLDGGYTDLAGFATDIAKLSRIVTLNNISLTANTGKTGAPMVMDATAKTFRYLDADEIAAQAKQAKKPGGAK encoded by the coding sequence ATGGCGACCTCCAAACTCTCAAAAATCGACCTGAACGGTGCGTTTCAGGATATTTCGGCACAGTTCCGCGGGCTCAACCCCAACGATCCGGGCGCCTGGCCGGCCTGGCCGCGCAACACCGTCTATGTCGCTGCCTTTTTGCTGACCCTGGGGTTGGGCTGGTATGCCTGGCTGTCGGGCACGCGTGACGAACTCACCTCGGCCCAGCAGCAGGAAGTCACCCTGCGTCAGGAATACAAGAACAAACTCGAACAGGCCGTCAGCCTCGATCTGCTCAAGGCGCAGAAAGCCCAGGTGCAGCAATACGTGGCCCTGCTGGAAAAACAATTGCCGAGCAAGGCCGAGATGGACGCCCTGCTCTCCGACATCAACCAGGCGGGCATTGGCCGCGGTTTGCAATTCCAGCTGTTCAAACCGGGTCAGGTGGATGTGAAACCCTATTACGCCGAACTGCCGATTTCGATCAAGCTCGACGGCGGCTATACCGATCTGGCGGGCTTCGCCACCGATATCGCCAAGCTCTCGCGCATCGTGACCCTCAACAACATCAGCCTGACGGCCAATACGGGCAAGACCGGCGCCCCGATGGTCATGGACGCCACGGCCAAGACCTTCCGCTATCTGGACGCCGATGAAATCGCCGCCCAGGCCAAGCAGGCGAAAAAACCGGGAGGGGCGAAATGA
- a CDS encoding pilus assembly protein PilP, whose product MSLHRVSPYQHFQRFRLPLISAALLSAVLLSGCGQQHEDLREWMAQQRASMHPRIKPIEPPKPFIPAVYDPSIGTDPFSTTKLEVGVRQEVQQLNPLLQAELARPKQPLEAYSLDQIQMVGSVKIKGQQYALLKAGNLLYRAHVGEYAGQHFGKIIKITDSQVDLRELVQDATGDWVEHPATLQLQESTQ is encoded by the coding sequence ATGAGTTTGCACCGCGTTAGCCCATATCAGCACTTTCAGCGCTTTCGTTTGCCGCTGATTTCTGCGGCCCTGTTGTCAGCGGTACTCCTGTCGGGCTGCGGCCAGCAGCATGAAGATCTGCGCGAGTGGATGGCGCAACAGCGCGCCAGCATGCACCCGCGCATCAAACCCATCGAGCCGCCCAAGCCTTTCATTCCTGCCGTTTACGACCCGTCGATCGGCACCGATCCGTTCTCCACGACCAAACTCGAAGTGGGCGTGCGACAGGAGGTGCAGCAGCTCAACCCGCTGCTGCAGGCCGAGCTGGCCCGTCCCAAACAGCCGCTTGAGGCGTATTCACTCGACCAGATTCAAATGGTGGGCAGCGTGAAGATCAAAGGGCAGCAATACGCCCTGCTCAAGGCGGGCAACCTGTTGTACCGGGCGCATGTCGGCGAGTATGCCGGCCAGCACTTCGGAAAGATCATCAAAATTACTGATAGCCAAGTCGATTTGAGGGAACTGGTGCAAGACGCCACAGGCGATTGGGTCGAGCACCCGGCAACCCTTCAATTGCAGGAGAGCACACAATGA
- a CDS encoding PilN domain-containing protein, with protein sequence MNIVLINLLPHRDAKRKKRREAFYAGVFASIVLGGLVLALGYTVLSEMITQQQSRNDFLKAENAKLDSQIKDIASLKAEIEALRARQDAVEGLQADRNLPVHLFDDLTKDTPTGVQLSQIRQDGATVLIQGVALSQERVADFLRNLSRPDGWLEKPELIEIRSQIAPAAAGNAARVVAQFQLRATLKRPTPAGAASGATSGAAPMAKNPS encoded by the coding sequence ATGAATATCGTGTTGATCAATCTGCTCCCCCACCGGGATGCCAAGCGCAAAAAAAGGCGCGAGGCCTTCTATGCGGGAGTTTTTGCCTCCATTGTGCTGGGCGGGCTGGTGCTGGCGCTCGGCTATACCGTGCTGAGTGAAATGATCACCCAGCAACAAAGCCGCAACGACTTCCTGAAGGCGGAAAACGCCAAACTCGACAGCCAGATCAAGGACATCGCCTCGCTCAAGGCCGAGATCGAAGCGCTGCGGGCGCGTCAAGATGCGGTTGAGGGTCTGCAGGCCGACCGCAACCTGCCGGTGCACCTGTTCGACGATCTGACCAAAGACACGCCGACCGGGGTTCAGCTCTCGCAAATTCGCCAGGACGGGGCGACTGTGCTCATTCAGGGCGTCGCGCTCAGCCAGGAGCGCGTGGCCGACTTTCTGCGCAATCTGAGCCGCCCTGACGGCTGGCTCGAAAAGCCTGAACTGATCGAGATCCGCTCGCAGATTGCTCCCGCTGCGGCGGGCAATGCGGCGCGCGTCGTGGCGCAGTTCCAGTTGCGCGCCACTCTCAAGCGGCCCACGCCGGCGGGCGCCGCCTCGGGTGCCACTTCAGGTGCGGCGCCAATGGCCAAGAATCCTTCGTGA